The genomic DNA TCGTCGAGTCGTAAGTATTTGGGATATCGCGTTATGCGAAACGCATCGCAGGTAACGGCTATAATGCAAATTTGAGGAGCTGAAACGTGAAAAGTCCTATATGTTAAGATTAAACTCATCATCTTAATCCACATGTAGAGTGCACAATGCAAGGGGTATGAAAATGCTCATCCTGCAAAGTGTCCAGCAAAGTGCAACGACATGTTAATGTTGCGGCAAGTGGACAAAGTTTTGGTTTTACTAACGGCCAAAAACATGTCATCGAGGTACTTCGATCGGCTCCTGAGGAAAAGAAACTGACGGGAGGTATGGCGAGCAACATGGTCAGTTTTGGAGCTGAATTCGAGGACAATGTACAACGGAACAGGTTTTTTTATGCTGCATCTCATTCAGGGTGGGTTTAACCATTTGTGGACGAACATTTGGTTGTTTGCCTGTGGTCTTCAGGGATGTAGATAgatgaattaaaataaaaaaaaataaaaataaaaaaaaacctttgataaaaataaataaattccctGATGTATTAGGTGAAAGTGAATGATTTTCTGTAACACACTTGATGATATCTCATGGCACAGCGGTTGGGAATTACTTTTCAATCCATCAGTGTTTCCTCATTCGTTGtttatttttacttcttttcTGCAGAGCACTTATTGGAGAACCCTCTGATTTTAACAGATTTGGACCGGATGAGCAACGGTGCAACAAAGTCTGCAAGCAGGGAAACGTATGTGACCCTTATACCATTTgcgaattcataatttcaaaataataacGAGTGCCTATTTTTCATTTAGGTTCATTTTGGCTGAGCTGATTGAAACGGAAAAGGCTTACGTGCGAGACCTGCGAGAGTGCATTGATGTGAGTTTCCTTTCTGGGACGTGCAGTTCTTGTAAGACAAACTTTACTCAAATCTTTGTGTTTGAACTTGTAGACTTACATGAGGGAGATGTTGACCCAGGAGGAGGAGATCCCTGCAGGACTCAACCATATGGACGACGTCATCTTCGGGAACTTGTTGGAGCTGTATGAATTCCATCATAAGTATAAGCAGCGACTTTtctaaaaaatgacattttgacaccGAGTGGACAAAATAAATAGGTTACTCCtggtcatttctcatatttaaaaCTCACTTTTTGgaatgtattaatttttttccatgttcTATCTTCAGGATCTGTCTCAAGGAACTTGAAAAACATGAAAGCGTCCCTGAAGATGTCGGACGTTGCTTTGTCAAATGGGTATTTATCTCTTTTTTTCGCTACCGTAATCAGAATCATACTAATTGATGACCCATGAAGAATTCTGAGCGTGTTGTTGGTATTGTCTTTATAGGCTGAGAAGTTCCTGTTATATGTGGACTACGGCAAGAACAGTGACAAGTCCACTCGGCTCATCATGCAGCATACTGTCAACTATTTTAATGTAAGTTAAATGTCAAGGTTATCAATGTGAAATTACAGATTATAATGCTTCATagtcttccttttttttccctctttcttTCCATGGGTTCAACAGAAAATTCAGTGGAAGCACGGACTAGCATTCTCATTACAATCTTTCCTGCTTAAGCCAACACAGAGAATGACAAAATATCCGCTCCTGTTAAAGGTAAGCCCAAAAT from Corythoichthys intestinalis isolate RoL2023-P3 chromosome 20, ASM3026506v1, whole genome shotgun sequence includes the following:
- the LOC130908964 gene encoding triple functional domain protein-like, which translates into the protein MSNHSTKQNPLVTFHQMEQWSQVHKTYLKTRSGRKTSTMEQLASEILATIERLGEHLLENPLILTDLDRMSNGATKSASRETFILAELIETEKAYVRDLRECIDTYMREMLTQEEEIPAGLNHMDDVIFGNLLELYEFHHKICLKELEKHESVPEDVGRCFVKWAEKFLLYVDYGKNSDKSTRLIMQHTVNYFNKIQWKHGLAFSLQSFLLKPTQRMTKYPLLLKNLLECCKDGKGVLKEALGILKRANDAIHFSVLEGFNEGVESQGGRIYNSFS